Proteins from one Peromyscus eremicus chromosome 8a, PerEre_H2_v1, whole genome shotgun sequence genomic window:
- the Chct1 gene encoding CHD1 helical C-terminal domain containing protein 1 isoform X3, which produces MEASHGQGSEGAKPLEKCKEYLRPLKKFLRKLNLPKDLPQKKRVKFTKQSLEALGDHINTFLQHYCRAWEMKHWKKMLWRFVSLFSELESKHLRRLYKYTKANQTAKFLVAFCPLDAPERSLLASQEDSLPRLCSAWGLHGNISGMKERLSKMQAPGQEAGMLEEPRSSRGDFLRKLPQKPKLKKRQIKDSPGTPKRYL; this is translated from the exons ATGGAAGCCTCACATGGGCAGGGCAGTGAAGGAGCCAAGCCATTAGAGAAG TGTAAGGAGTACCTGAGGCCTCTGAAGAAGTTCCTGCGAAAGCTGAACCTGCCCAAGGACCTTCCCCAGAAGAAGCGGGTCAAGTTTACAAAGCAGAGCCTGGAGGCCCTGGGGGACCACATCAACACCTTCCTGCAGCATTACTGCCGGGCCTGGGAGATGAAGCACTGGAAAAA GATGCTCTGGCGATTTGTCTCCCTCTTCTCAGAACTGGAGTCGAAGCACCTTCGCCGGCTCTATAAGTACACCAAAGCCAACCAAACAGCCAAGTTCCTG GTCGCGTTCTGTCCCTTGGATGCACCAGAGAGatccttgctggccagccaggaggACAGTCTCCCCAGACTCTGCAGCGCCTGGGGCTTGCATGGAAACATCAGCGGCATGAAGGAGAGGCTGTCCAAGATGCAGGCCCCTGGCCAAGAGGCTGGCATGCTGGAGGAGCCAAGGTCCTCAAGAGGAG attttttaagGAAACTTCCTCAAAAACCAAAGCTGAAGAAAAGGCAGATTAAAGACAGCCCAGGAACTCCCAAGCGCTACCTATGA
- the Chct1 gene encoding CHD1 helical C-terminal domain containing protein 1 isoform X2, whose protein sequence is MEASHGQGSEGAKPLEKVGSVPCLERSFSTVPTGDALVRHAKGLSQDTFKICKEYLRPLKKFLRKLNLPKDLPQKKRVKFTKQSLEALGDHINTFLQHYCRAWEMKHWKKMLWRFVSLFSELESKHLRRLYKYTKANQTAKFLVAFCPLDAPERSLLASQEDSLPRLCSAWGLHGNISGMKERLSKMQAPGQEAGMLEEPRSSRGDFLRKLPQKPKLKKRQIKDSPGTPKRYL, encoded by the exons ATGGAAGCCTCACATGGGCAGGGCAGTGAAGGAGCCAAGCCATTAGAGAAG GTGGGGAGTGTCCCCTGCTTAGAGAGGAGCTTCAGCACCGTTCCCACTGGAGATGCTCTGGTCCGTCATGCCAAGGGCCTGAGCCAGGATACCTTCAAAATT TGTAAGGAGTACCTGAGGCCTCTGAAGAAGTTCCTGCGAAAGCTGAACCTGCCCAAGGACCTTCCCCAGAAGAAGCGGGTCAAGTTTACAAAGCAGAGCCTGGAGGCCCTGGGGGACCACATCAACACCTTCCTGCAGCATTACTGCCGGGCCTGGGAGATGAAGCACTGGAAAAA GATGCTCTGGCGATTTGTCTCCCTCTTCTCAGAACTGGAGTCGAAGCACCTTCGCCGGCTCTATAAGTACACCAAAGCCAACCAAACAGCCAAGTTCCTG GTCGCGTTCTGTCCCTTGGATGCACCAGAGAGatccttgctggccagccaggaggACAGTCTCCCCAGACTCTGCAGCGCCTGGGGCTTGCATGGAAACATCAGCGGCATGAAGGAGAGGCTGTCCAAGATGCAGGCCCCTGGCCAAGAGGCTGGCATGCTGGAGGAGCCAAGGTCCTCAAGAGGAG attttttaagGAAACTTCCTCAAAAACCAAAGCTGAAGAAAAGGCAGATTAAAGACAGCCCAGGAACTCCCAAGCGCTACCTATGA